A stretch of the Longimicrobium sp. genome encodes the following:
- a CDS encoding BamA/TamA family outer membrane protein, whose protein sequence is MLARPQRGASATFGGPRALVVLWAAAALAACASAGGGAPAGPLPQFSAFEGREVKEVEFSGDLQVPEDSLNAVVTTRPSSCGFLFLHVCPFGLLDKDYHLDLEVLARDVVRIQLFYRDQGYYGTRVTPSVTDAGDDKVAVRFAILPGDLVRLTALEIDGTERAIPEEELVKRVPLKVGEPFRRIDFVASVDTVRNALLEEGHAYAQVLRNYQIDTIADAAQVQLQAVPGPVVTVDSIIFVGNYRLTQRTALHSLSFREGQRLRSTELARSQRNLYDLELVDYATVEVAPESLQVTPDSLELDRDSIGSTVLVRIVEAPRYAVDLSAGYGTLDCFRGQASHTDRNFLGGARRLEVSGLVSKVGVGTPLDAGLENSLCREFSLDNQPTRVDTLIAQAINYRLAADFLQPRWFGTRTSIGASAYTERISELGLYVRTALGGQVGLIRQVAPFTVFSTTFTVERGSTQASDFFFCVAYEVCEPGDIATLKEPRWSNFLSLGLLRNRVRLDPFPSGGYQVRLGTDYASSFIGSEDEYLRVLGDGSVYRELREDWVLQLRLTGGTFLEGVVGDGFIPPQRRFYAGGATTVRGYRRNQLGPLVYIRRVRPDEGDDDEKPDVDLVASGTGGTGMVVGTAELTAPSPFFRDNLRLAAFVDAGRVWSSDTLTSDPGLRFTPGAGLRYASPVGPLRADLAYNPYGCVPGPLFKITETGSLEGPLDREFVPTRRRVCTRRLTLHLSIGTAF, encoded by the coding sequence ATGCTCGCACGCCCCCAGCGCGGCGCCTCTGCGACCTTCGGCGGCCCGCGCGCGCTCGTCGTGCTCTGGGCCGCGGCCGCGCTGGCCGCGTGCGCGAGCGCCGGCGGCGGGGCGCCGGCCGGCCCCCTCCCCCAGTTCTCGGCCTTCGAGGGGCGCGAGGTGAAGGAGGTGGAGTTCTCGGGCGACCTGCAGGTCCCCGAGGACTCGCTGAACGCCGTGGTCACCACCCGCCCCAGCAGCTGCGGGTTCCTCTTCCTCCACGTCTGCCCCTTCGGCCTCCTCGACAAGGACTACCACCTGGACCTGGAGGTGCTGGCGCGCGACGTGGTGCGCATCCAGCTCTTCTACCGCGACCAGGGCTACTACGGCACGCGCGTGACCCCCTCGGTCACCGACGCGGGCGACGACAAGGTGGCGGTGCGCTTCGCCATCCTCCCCGGCGACCTGGTGCGGCTCACGGCGCTGGAGATCGACGGCACCGAGCGGGCGATCCCCGAGGAAGAGCTCGTCAAGCGGGTGCCGCTCAAGGTGGGCGAGCCGTTCCGGCGCATCGACTTCGTGGCCTCGGTCGACACCGTGAGGAACGCGCTGCTGGAGGAGGGGCACGCCTACGCGCAGGTGCTGCGCAACTACCAGATCGACACCATCGCCGACGCGGCCCAGGTGCAGCTGCAGGCGGTGCCCGGGCCGGTGGTGACGGTGGACAGCATCATCTTCGTGGGCAACTACCGGCTCACCCAGCGCACGGCGCTGCACTCGCTCTCGTTCCGCGAAGGGCAGCGGCTCCGGAGCACGGAGCTGGCCCGGAGCCAGCGCAACCTGTACGACCTGGAGCTGGTGGACTACGCCACCGTGGAGGTGGCGCCCGAGTCGCTGCAGGTGACCCCCGACTCGCTGGAGCTGGACCGCGACAGCATCGGGAGCACGGTGCTGGTGCGCATCGTGGAGGCGCCGCGCTACGCGGTGGACCTCTCGGCGGGGTACGGCACGCTGGACTGCTTCCGCGGCCAGGCCAGCCACACCGACCGCAACTTCCTGGGCGGCGCCCGGCGGCTGGAGGTCTCGGGGCTGGTCTCCAAGGTGGGCGTGGGGACGCCGCTGGACGCGGGGCTGGAGAACTCGCTCTGCCGCGAGTTCAGCCTCGACAACCAGCCCACCCGGGTGGACACGCTGATCGCGCAGGCGATCAACTACCGGCTGGCGGCCGACTTCCTCCAGCCGCGCTGGTTCGGCACCCGCACCAGCATCGGCGCCAGCGCGTACACCGAGCGCATCTCCGAGCTGGGGCTCTACGTGCGCACGGCGCTGGGCGGGCAGGTGGGGTTGATCCGGCAGGTGGCGCCCTTCACCGTGTTCTCCACCACCTTCACGGTGGAGCGGGGGAGCACCCAGGCCAGCGACTTCTTCTTCTGCGTGGCGTACGAGGTGTGCGAGCCCGGCGACATCGCCACGCTCAAGGAGCCGCGCTGGTCGAACTTCCTGTCGCTGGGGCTCCTTCGCAACCGGGTGCGGCTGGACCCCTTCCCCAGCGGCGGCTACCAGGTGCGCCTGGGCACCGACTACGCCTCCAGCTTCATCGGCTCGGAAGACGAGTACCTGCGCGTGCTGGGCGACGGGAGCGTCTACCGCGAGCTGCGCGAGGACTGGGTGCTGCAGCTCAGGCTCACCGGCGGCACCTTCCTGGAGGGGGTGGTGGGCGACGGCTTCATCCCGCCGCAGCGGCGCTTCTACGCGGGCGGGGCCACCACGGTGCGCGGCTACCGCCGCAACCAGCTGGGCCCCCTGGTCTACATCCGCCGCGTGCGCCCCGACGAGGGCGACGACGACGAGAAGCCGGACGTGGACCTGGTGGCCTCGGGGACGGGGGGGACGGGGATGGTGGTGGGCACCGCGGAGCTCACCGCTCCCTCGCCGTTCTTCCGCGACAACCTGCGGCTGGCGGCGTTCGTGGACGCGGGGCGGGTGTGGTCGTCCGACACGCTCACCTCCGATCCCGGCCTGCGCTTCACGCCGGGGGCGGGGCTGCGCTACGCCTCGCCGGTGGGGCCGCTGCGCGCAGACCTGGCCTACAACCCGTACGGGTGCGTGCCGGGGCCGCTCTTCAAGATCACCGAGACCGGCTCGCTGGAGGGGCCGCTGGACCGCGAGTTCGTCCCCACCCGGCGGCGCGTCTGCACGCGCCGGCTGACGCTGCACCTCAGCATCGGGACGGCGTTCTAG
- a CDS encoding PPC domain-containing protein → MRAFCMAAVFLLAWAAACDNPADAGDLAECLREHPASVRDYSLGDVVVDSLVDDDCRFEDRSRLDVYRFVLASPRTVTITLRSDDFDAYLVLADSDSTVVVQNDDFELPASTDARIIDILPAGTYYIGVNSLDRREKGVYTLSSVGGAIAAPAADRAAAPGPEGAPRTRPRRLPGGS, encoded by the coding sequence ATGAGAGCCTTCTGCATGGCCGCCGTCTTCCTGCTGGCGTGGGCGGCGGCGTGCGACAACCCCGCCGACGCCGGGGACCTGGCCGAGTGCCTCCGCGAGCACCCCGCCTCCGTGCGCGACTACAGCCTGGGTGACGTGGTGGTCGACTCGCTGGTCGACGACGACTGCCGCTTCGAGGACCGCTCGCGCCTGGACGTGTACCGCTTCGTCCTCGCGTCCCCGCGCACCGTCACCATCACGCTGCGCTCCGACGACTTCGACGCGTACCTGGTCCTGGCGGACTCGGACAGCACGGTCGTGGTCCAGAACGACGACTTCGAGCTCCCGGCCAGCACGGACGCGCGGATCATCGACATCCTCCCCGCCGGCACCTATTACATCGGCGTGAACTCGCTGGACCGGCGCGAGAAGGGCGTGTACACGCTCTCCAGCGTGGGGGGCGCGATCGCCGCGCCGGCCGCGGACCGCGCGGCGGCGCCGGGCCCGGAGGGCGCGCCGCGCACCCGCCCGCGCCGGCTCCCCGGCGGATCGTAA
- a CDS encoding DEAD/DEAH box helicase, with protein MRFNELNLAPELVRTVTELGYETPTPIQQQAIPLALEGKDVLGRAPTGTGKTAAFMLPSLHRMRGKEGLKVLVLCPTRELAIQVADNAREYARGVEMFVGVVYGGVPLDREMRDLRAGFEVLVATPGRLIDHLERGNVDLSEVEVLVLDEADRMLDMGFKPQIDQILRRVPRERQTLFFSATMPNAVKSLAYEMLRDPVTVEAAPKVTTAEGVEQFVYPVEGRQKTELMLHLLKEQQWDSALVFCRTKFGADRLATQLTRAGHQVEVMHSDRNMTQRVRALEKFREGEVKILIATDVAQRGIDVEGISHVINYDAPKDPEGYVHRVGRTARAGETGIAITFMSGGEIGDVAAVEHLLGRRIPRVHVPGFSLLGEGDESQMELPPTPQEQRATRGRRLGARAGKELTPEELQKLLKVG; from the coding sequence ATGCGATTCAACGAGCTCAACCTCGCACCGGAGCTGGTGCGGACCGTCACGGAGCTGGGGTACGAGACCCCCACTCCGATCCAGCAGCAGGCGATCCCGCTGGCGCTGGAAGGGAAGGACGTGCTGGGCCGCGCGCCCACGGGCACGGGGAAGACGGCGGCGTTCATGCTGCCCTCCCTGCACCGGATGCGCGGCAAGGAGGGCCTCAAGGTGCTGGTCCTCTGCCCCACCCGCGAGCTGGCCATCCAGGTGGCCGACAACGCGAGGGAGTACGCGAGGGGCGTCGAGATGTTCGTGGGCGTGGTGTACGGCGGCGTGCCGCTGGACCGCGAGATGCGCGACCTGCGCGCGGGCTTCGAGGTGCTGGTGGCCACGCCCGGGCGCCTGATCGACCACCTGGAGCGCGGCAACGTGGACCTCTCCGAGGTCGAGGTGCTGGTGCTGGACGAGGCGGACCGGATGCTCGACATGGGCTTCAAGCCGCAGATCGACCAGATCCTGCGCCGCGTGCCCAGGGAGCGCCAGACGCTCTTCTTCTCGGCCACCATGCCCAACGCGGTGAAGTCGCTGGCGTACGAGATGCTGCGCGACCCCGTCACCGTCGAGGCGGCGCCGAAGGTCACCACGGCCGAGGGGGTGGAGCAGTTCGTCTACCCCGTGGAGGGGCGCCAAAAGACCGAGCTGATGCTGCACCTGCTCAAGGAGCAGCAGTGGGACTCGGCGCTGGTGTTCTGCCGCACCAAGTTCGGCGCCGACCGGCTGGCCACCCAGCTCACCCGCGCCGGGCACCAGGTGGAGGTGATGCACAGCGACCGGAACATGACGCAGCGCGTGCGCGCGCTGGAGAAGTTCCGCGAGGGCGAGGTGAAGATCCTGATCGCCACCGACGTGGCGCAGCGCGGGATCGACGTCGAGGGGATCAGCCACGTGATCAACTACGACGCGCCCAAGGACCCGGAAGGGTACGTGCACCGCGTGGGCCGCACGGCGCGCGCGGGCGAGACGGGGATCGCCATCACCTTCATGTCGGGCGGCGAGATCGGCGACGTGGCCGCGGTGGAGCACCTGCTGGGCCGCCGCATCCCCCGCGTGCACGTCCCCGGCTTCAGCCTGCTGGGCGAGGGCGACGAGTCGCAGATGGAGCTGCCGCCCACGCCGCAGGAGCAGCGCGCCACCCGAGGCCGCCGCCTGGGCGCCCGCGCCGGCAAGGAGCTCACCCCCGAGGAGCTGCAGAAGCTGCTCAAGGTCGGCTGA
- a CDS encoding serine hydrolase domain-containing protein, whose amino-acid sequence MWKSLPALATAVLCGVAPVRAQLPEAQVTTIEQAITSTMSRLRIPGLSIAISRDGDIVYERAFGMTDLENSVPARTTTVYRIASNVKPITAAAVMQLVERGRIDLDAPIQMYVPDYPRKRRPITVRQLLTHTSGVRHHKDDAEYHTTRHCDQLKQALEMFGRDSLLHAPGEKVTYSTYGYVLLGLAVEGASGMRYIDYLREHIFRPAGMSRTRADEVTDIIPNRASGYGVTSAGALRNAKLVDTSCRMPGGGIVSSAGDMARFLAALSTGALLSRESVARMQTNQLSAGVMERTLAGVALPPGYRPPGFGFGWAIGTDARPDAVWHGGNQQGATSIIYWVPDARVGVAVLTNLENQGTELENLVESIAEIVAPNRQGAPPGR is encoded by the coding sequence ATGTGGAAGTCCCTCCCCGCTCTCGCCACCGCCGTCCTGTGCGGAGTCGCCCCCGTTCGCGCCCAGCTGCCCGAGGCGCAGGTCACGACCATCGAGCAGGCCATCACTTCGACGATGTCGCGGCTGCGCATCCCGGGCTTGAGCATCGCGATCAGCAGGGACGGAGACATCGTCTACGAGCGGGCGTTCGGCATGACGGATCTCGAGAACTCCGTCCCCGCCAGGACCACCACGGTCTATCGGATCGCGTCGAACGTGAAGCCGATCACCGCCGCCGCCGTCATGCAGCTCGTCGAAAGGGGCCGGATCGACCTCGATGCGCCGATCCAGATGTACGTGCCGGATTATCCGCGCAAGCGTCGTCCGATCACCGTCCGGCAGCTGCTCACCCACACCAGCGGCGTGCGGCATCACAAGGACGATGCGGAATACCACACGACCCGCCACTGCGACCAGCTGAAGCAGGCGCTGGAAATGTTCGGTCGCGATTCGCTGCTGCACGCACCGGGCGAGAAAGTGACGTACTCGACGTACGGCTACGTGCTGCTCGGCCTGGCCGTCGAGGGGGCGTCGGGCATGCGCTACATCGACTACCTGCGCGAGCACATCTTCCGCCCCGCGGGGATGTCGCGAACCCGTGCCGACGAAGTGACGGACATCATCCCCAACCGGGCGTCGGGCTACGGCGTGACGAGCGCGGGGGCGCTTCGCAACGCGAAGCTCGTAGACACGTCGTGCAGGATGCCCGGCGGCGGGATCGTCTCGTCGGCCGGGGACATGGCGCGTTTTCTCGCCGCGCTGTCGACCGGCGCGCTTCTCAGCCGTGAGAGCGTCGCGCGCATGCAGACGAACCAGCTGTCGGCCGGTGTGATGGAGCGGACGCTCGCGGGCGTCGCGCTGCCGCCCGGATACCGGCCGCCCGGATTCGGGTTCGGCTGGGCGATCGGCACCGATGCGCGCCCCGATGCCGTGTGGCATGGCGGGAATCAGCAGGGTGCCACTTCGATCATCTACTGGGTGCCGGACGCGAGGGTGGGCGTGGCAGTCCTCACGAACCTGGAAAACCAGGGCACTGAGCTGGAGAACCTGGTGGAATCGATCGCCGAGATCGTGGCCCCGAACCGCCAGGGAGCACCGCCCGGGCGCTGA
- a CDS encoding Ig-like domain-containing protein: MRALFALAAAGLAAVAVASGSAAVQNRTLTVTPDSATLSAVGATVQLTATVRDRRGAVIQASGTTWTSLQTGVATVSSTGLVTARAAGTAQIVATWRSAADTSVIMVQGTAPAPPPPPPPPPPPPSGGVVINECVAPGPGWIWCDDFEQDRLSRYFEFVTNSGSFSRAAGVGVADSHGMRARWGVAGQVAAGSLRAAFGRTPSSYFRPLDAGTANYREIYWRVYLRHEPAWTGGGGYKLSRATVLAGSNWAQAMIAHHWSGGTGHNYLVLDPASGTDEAGNLRTTMYNDFANLRWLGVATGTTPLFDSAHVGQWYCIETHVRLNDAGQANGVFEFWVNGSLEARRSNLNWLGSYSAYGINAVFLENYWNDGAPKAQERYFDNFVISTQPIGCGG, from the coding sequence ATGCGCGCGCTCTTCGCCCTCGCCGCGGCCGGGCTGGCGGCCGTGGCCGTCGCGTCCGGCTCGGCCGCGGTCCAGAACCGCACCCTGACCGTCACCCCCGACTCGGCCACGCTGAGCGCCGTCGGGGCCACCGTGCAACTCACCGCCACCGTGCGCGACCGCCGCGGCGCCGTGATCCAGGCGAGCGGGACCACCTGGACGAGCCTGCAGACCGGCGTCGCCACGGTGAGCTCCACGGGGCTGGTCACCGCGCGCGCCGCGGGCACGGCGCAGATCGTGGCCACCTGGCGCAGCGCCGCGGACACATCGGTGATCATGGTCCAGGGCACCGCGCCCGCCCCGCCGCCACCGCCTCCGCCCCCTCCTCCTCCGCCGTCCGGCGGGGTGGTGATCAACGAGTGCGTGGCGCCGGGGCCGGGGTGGATCTGGTGCGACGACTTCGAGCAGGACCGGCTGAGCCGCTACTTCGAGTTCGTCACCAACAGCGGGAGCTTCTCACGCGCGGCCGGCGTGGGGGTGGCCGACTCGCACGGGATGCGGGCGCGCTGGGGGGTGGCGGGGCAGGTGGCGGCGGGGTCGCTCAGGGCGGCTTTCGGGCGCACGCCGTCCAGCTACTTCCGCCCGCTGGACGCGGGCACGGCGAACTACCGCGAGATCTACTGGCGGGTGTACCTGCGTCACGAGCCGGCGTGGACGGGCGGGGGCGGCTACAAGCTGTCGCGCGCCACCGTGCTGGCCGGCTCCAACTGGGCCCAGGCGATGATCGCCCACCACTGGAGCGGCGGGACCGGGCACAACTACCTGGTGCTGGACCCGGCCTCGGGCACCGACGAGGCGGGGAACCTGCGCACCACCATGTACAACGACTTCGCCAACCTGCGCTGGCTGGGCGTGGCCACGGGCACCACGCCGCTGTTCGACTCGGCCCACGTGGGGCAGTGGTACTGCATCGAGACGCACGTGCGGCTGAACGACGCCGGCCAGGCGAACGGCGTCTTCGAGTTCTGGGTCAACGGCAGCCTCGAGGCGCGCCGGAGCAACCTGAACTGGCTGGGCTCGTACAGCGCCTACGGGATCAACGCCGTCTTCCTGGAGAACTACTGGAACGACGGCGCCCCCAAGGCCCAGGAGCGCTACTTCGACAACTTCGTCATCAGCACCCAGCCGATCGGCTGCGGGGGTTGA
- a CDS encoding FAD-linked oxidase C-terminal domain-containing protein, giving the protein MLPVVQPDARAARLERALRERVRGEVRFDAHSRLLYSTDASLYQILPVGVVVPRDDDDVVAAVTLAAEAGVPVLPRGGGTALAGQTVGAALVLDFCKLMNRVLEIDPDRRRARVQPGLRLDRLNRAAAPYGLHFGPDPATLRQCALGGMIGNNSCGARSLVYGKTGDHVHSLRCVLHDGACAHFAALKRDALAGAPGREGELARAVMAILEPHRAEVLARYPKIPRRVSGYNFDAMLADPELNLARLVVGSEGTLATVTEAELGLVPVPPARSLVLLSFRERFTSMDAVPAILQERNLTALEIVDSRVLRGAREIHLYRPTAAMAAPDALGVLFCEFSGEAKDEVAGLAHDFAARAGALPGSPHAGVFLSEAEQNAAWALRQAATGLLYLTTPSKDIKPQEFVEDTGVPPERLGDYTRRFEEIVQRHGTTTGYFGHAGQGCLHIRVDLNLKRGDDRERMQRIGADVAELVVEFGGSLSGEHGDGLSRSEFLPVMFGPEVIELHRRVKAVFDPEGRMNPGGKITPPYQRMSDNLRFGPDYAIHPPETWFRYDEGGWDVAVEKCNGMAVCRKLDAGTMCPSFMVTLEEEHSTRGRANSLREAMRGSLPGMRSHEVLEALDLCLECKACKTECPVGVDMARYKAEFLAQHHRVHGTSREALFFGRIHDFAKAGSLAPGLANLGNRVLGGLIKAAAHVHPDRKLPELAREPFRRWFGRRTVRKGDGRPEVVLLDDTFHNFFQPGPLRATVEVLERAGYAVRLPERQVCCGRAAVSKGLLDYARDRQTELLETLTGAVERGAWIVGVEPSCILTLRDELPDLVRDERAKRLAGAAVTLEEFLAALPDWRPGRLERRAVVHGHCHQKAIVGMGPTAEVLSRVEGLKFTVLDSGCCGMAGSFGYERGHYDVSKACGERVLFPAVRAAAPDDLVVAPGFSCRTQIGDFCGGRKSIHTAELLAMARE; this is encoded by the coding sequence ATGCTCCCCGTCGTCCAGCCCGACGCCCGCGCCGCCCGCCTGGAGCGGGCCCTTCGCGAGCGCGTCCGGGGCGAGGTCCGCTTCGACGCCCACTCGCGCCTGCTCTACAGCACCGACGCCTCGCTCTACCAGATCCTCCCTGTGGGCGTCGTGGTCCCCCGCGACGACGACGACGTGGTGGCCGCCGTCACCCTGGCCGCCGAGGCGGGCGTCCCCGTCCTCCCCCGCGGCGGCGGGACGGCGCTCGCCGGGCAGACCGTGGGCGCCGCGCTGGTGCTGGACTTCTGCAAGCTCATGAACCGGGTGCTGGAGATCGACCCGGACCGCCGCCGCGCCCGCGTGCAGCCGGGCCTCCGGCTCGACCGGCTGAACCGCGCCGCCGCCCCCTACGGCCTCCACTTCGGCCCCGACCCGGCCACGCTGCGCCAGTGCGCCCTGGGCGGGATGATCGGCAACAACTCGTGCGGCGCCCGCTCGCTCGTCTACGGCAAGACGGGCGACCACGTGCACTCGCTGCGCTGCGTGCTGCACGACGGCGCCTGCGCGCACTTCGCCGCGCTGAAGCGCGACGCGCTGGCCGGCGCCCCGGGGCGCGAGGGCGAGCTGGCGCGCGCGGTGATGGCGATCCTGGAGCCGCACCGCGCCGAGGTCCTCGCCCGCTACCCGAAGATCCCCCGCCGCGTCTCGGGCTACAACTTCGACGCGATGCTGGCGGACCCGGAGCTGAACCTGGCGCGGCTCGTCGTCGGCTCCGAGGGGACGCTGGCCACGGTCACCGAGGCCGAGCTGGGGCTGGTCCCCGTCCCTCCCGCACGCTCGCTGGTGCTCCTCTCCTTCCGCGAGCGCTTCACCTCGATGGACGCCGTCCCCGCCATCCTCCAGGAGCGGAATCTCACCGCCCTGGAGATCGTGGACTCGCGGGTGCTCAGGGGCGCGCGGGAGATCCACCTCTACCGCCCCACCGCCGCCATGGCCGCCCCCGACGCGCTGGGGGTGCTCTTCTGCGAGTTCTCGGGCGAGGCGAAGGACGAGGTGGCGGGGCTGGCGCACGACTTCGCCGCGCGGGCGGGCGCGCTCCCCGGATCTCCGCACGCGGGCGTCTTCCTCTCCGAGGCCGAGCAGAACGCCGCGTGGGCGCTGCGCCAGGCGGCCACGGGGCTGCTCTACCTGACCACGCCGTCCAAGGACATCAAGCCGCAGGAGTTCGTCGAGGACACCGGGGTGCCGCCGGAGCGGCTGGGCGACTACACCCGCCGCTTCGAGGAGATCGTGCAGCGGCACGGGACCACCACCGGGTACTTCGGCCACGCCGGGCAGGGGTGCCTGCACATCCGCGTGGACCTGAACCTCAAGCGCGGGGACGACCGCGAGCGCATGCAGCGCATCGGCGCCGACGTCGCCGAGCTGGTGGTGGAGTTCGGCGGCTCGCTCTCGGGCGAGCACGGCGACGGGCTCTCGCGCTCCGAGTTCCTCCCGGTGATGTTCGGCCCCGAGGTGATCGAGCTGCACCGGCGGGTGAAGGCCGTCTTCGACCCCGAAGGGCGGATGAACCCCGGGGGGAAGATCACCCCGCCGTACCAGCGCATGAGCGACAACCTGCGCTTCGGGCCCGACTACGCCATCCATCCCCCCGAGACGTGGTTCCGCTACGACGAGGGGGGGTGGGACGTGGCGGTGGAGAAGTGCAACGGGATGGCCGTCTGCCGCAAGCTGGACGCGGGGACGATGTGCCCCTCCTTCATGGTGACGCTGGAGGAGGAGCACTCCACCCGCGGCCGCGCCAACTCGCTGCGCGAGGCGATGCGCGGGAGCCTCCCCGGGATGCGGAGCCACGAGGTGCTGGAGGCGCTCGACCTTTGCCTGGAGTGCAAGGCGTGCAAGACCGAATGTCCCGTGGGCGTGGACATGGCGCGCTACAAGGCCGAGTTCCTGGCCCAGCACCACCGGGTGCACGGCACCAGCCGCGAGGCGCTCTTCTTCGGGCGCATCCACGACTTCGCGAAGGCCGGCAGCCTGGCGCCGGGGCTCGCCAACCTGGGGAACCGCGTCCTGGGGGGGCTGATCAAGGCGGCCGCGCACGTGCACCCCGACCGCAAGCTCCCCGAGCTGGCGCGCGAGCCGTTCCGCCGCTGGTTCGGGCGGCGGACGGTGAGGAAGGGGGACGGGCGGCCGGAGGTGGTGCTGCTGGACGACACCTTCCACAACTTCTTCCAGCCGGGGCCGCTGCGGGCGACGGTGGAGGTGCTGGAGCGCGCGGGCTACGCGGTGCGGCTCCCGGAGCGGCAGGTGTGCTGCGGGCGGGCGGCCGTCTCCAAGGGCCTGCTCGACTACGCGCGCGACCGGCAGACCGAGCTGCTGGAGACGCTGACCGGCGCGGTGGAGCGCGGGGCGTGGATCGTGGGCGTGGAGCCCAGCTGCATCCTCACGCTCCGCGACGAGCTCCCCGACCTGGTGCGCGACGAGCGGGCGAAGCGCCTGGCCGGCGCGGCGGTGACGCTGGAGGAGTTCCTGGCCGCGCTCCCCGACTGGCGCCCGGGCCGCCTGGAGCGCCGCGCCGTGGTCCACGGCCACTGCCACCAGAAGGCGATCGTCGGCATGGGCCCCACGGCCGAGGTGCTGTCGCGCGTCGAGGGGCTGAAGTTCACGGTGCTGGACTCGGGGTGCTGCGGGATGGCGGGCTCGTTCGGCTACGAGCGCGGCCACTACGACGTCTCGAAGGCGTGCGGCGAGCGCGTCCTCTTCCCCGCCGTGCGCGCGGCGGCGCCGGACGACCTGGTGGTGGCCCCCGGCTTCAGCTGCCGCACCCAGATCGGCGACTTCTGCGGCGGCCGCAAGTCGATCCACACCGCCGAGCTGCTGGCGATGGCGCGGGAATGA
- a CDS encoding nuclear transport factor 2 family protein, translating into MSTEQEVRAAVKRFYQALNQDLNGDPSAMLELWTHGPEATAQHPGGGRHLGWDEVRGAWEAWAQNLGGGRIEAEDVVVRLVTPDVAVVTGVERGEGTIGPETIEVGSRATLVLRREGREWKAVHHHLDVIPRLQAIIQAAAGAATVDVGARIGAPEAVANG; encoded by the coding sequence ATGAGCACGGAACAGGAGGTCCGCGCGGCCGTCAAGCGCTTCTACCAGGCGCTGAACCAGGACCTGAACGGCGACCCCTCGGCCATGCTGGAGCTGTGGACGCACGGGCCCGAGGCCACCGCCCAGCACCCCGGCGGCGGCCGGCACCTGGGCTGGGACGAGGTGCGCGGCGCCTGGGAGGCGTGGGCGCAGAACCTCGGCGGCGGCCGCATCGAGGCCGAGGATGTCGTGGTCCGCCTGGTGACGCCCGACGTGGCGGTGGTGACGGGCGTCGAGCGCGGCGAGGGGACGATCGGGCCGGAGACGATCGAGGTGGGCTCGCGGGCGACGCTGGTGCTGCGCCGCGAGGGGCGCGAGTGGAAGGCCGTGCACCACCACCTGGACGTGATCCCGCGCCTGCAGGCCATCATCCAGGCCGCGGCCGGCGCCGCCACGGTCGACGTCGGGGCCCGGATCGGCGCGCCCGAGGCGGTGGCGAACGGCTGA
- a CDS encoding sigma-70 family RNA polymerase sigma factor, with translation MTMDMALSLPVPAAISWWPRAASHPARPAESRSRRGAPAGQALGAPAAEPVEDDAALVRRMAAGDEAALAELYDRWCPGVHSLALHVLGDPDEAEEVVEETFWQAWRQAGRYDGGRAAVGSWLVMMARSRSLDRVRARRRLRDAHDAAAAAEPRGPVPVAADDPLREVEAAETRAAVRRALEEIPPEQRRALEMAYFRGMSQSEIAEATGEPLGTVKTRTRLGLQRLRRLLGEAA, from the coding sequence ATGACGATGGACATGGCGCTCTCCCTCCCCGTTCCAGCCGCCATCTCCTGGTGGCCGCGCGCGGCCTCCCACCCCGCGCGGCCTGCGGAATCCCGCTCCCGGCGCGGCGCGCCCGCCGGCCAAGCGCTCGGTGCCCCCGCGGCGGAGCCGGTGGAAGACGACGCCGCGCTGGTGCGCCGCATGGCCGCGGGCGACGAGGCGGCGCTCGCCGAGCTGTACGACCGCTGGTGCCCGGGGGTGCACTCGCTGGCGCTGCACGTGCTGGGCGACCCCGACGAGGCCGAGGAGGTGGTGGAGGAGACCTTCTGGCAGGCGTGGCGCCAGGCGGGCCGCTACGACGGCGGGCGCGCGGCGGTGGGGAGCTGGCTGGTGATGATGGCCCGGAGCCGCTCGTTGGACCGGGTGCGCGCCCGTCGCCGCCTGCGCGACGCGCACGACGCCGCGGCCGCCGCCGAGCCGCGCGGCCCCGTGCCCGTGGCGGCGGACGACCCCCTGCGTGAGGTGGAGGCGGCCGAGACGCGCGCGGCGGTGCGGCGCGCGCTGGAGGAGATCCCCCCCGAGCAGCGCCGCGCGCTGGAGATGGCGTACTTCCGCGGGATGAGCCAGAGCGAGATCGCCGAGGCCACCGGGGAGCCGCTGGGCACCGTCAAGACCCGCACCCGCCTGGGGCTGCAGCGGCTGCGGCGCCTGCTGGGCGAGGCGGCCTGA